From a single Gimesia fumaroli genomic region:
- a CDS encoding LPS-assembly protein LptD: MSGEINSVYRYVSHILWLAFVFITMLGGAATIAPAQTSFFGAPKASYEESEYEPSEEESIEISAEYSQQWEEDFVKVSILKGNCRIQQGDAVLRSRQMVIWHRKSRKTDRVSVYLEGEVRVDLPGESKNENSLLVNLVTQNGVKAKIRRSAANIASDDDPLLKRATQRRGVPHDHQLKRAQFIVEKPPLEGPEFAPMPEPELNVGFRRIRLFPRSAVPYNVQSFPSTHTVPPEQIWVITGGVNLLIDGVNGLGMVDMSADRIIIWTDGRDTQNFNSEIRQSKETPFEIYLEGNIEIRQGTYHLKANRAFYDAREGRGVMLDAELKTHVPELGENIRVRASQIRQLSKGAYLAQNAWATGSQFGKPGYRIQSSDIFIEDRETMPWIGSGSMELDPLTGQPVPNKRAWISSSNNTFLVGDVPLLYLPYVTSPAEDIYFPISGLRFGNDRIFGFQVETEWDMYKLLGLERQPGTEWKGQVDYYSYRGVGIGQSGNYNGSNLLGFDNVFNGGGKMFYIHDSGTDNLGLDRRALVPSTKDRYLINLQHRQESPFGMTLTGEGGLISDRNFQEEYFESDFDSAKDVETLLHLKQQQENWSWSVIGRTKLNNFNDTTDWLPKADLYLLGEPLFGNLLSWTSHSSVGYGKLKPAAAPYNPQQDVFTPLPFIADSQGLVAMTRNQLEAPFHLGPFKMVPYVMGEAAYWEQGLQQQTIDRLYGSAGLRGSIQFERIFADVYSPFFNLNGLAHKMSLEGDYSFSDSSENLSNIAQYNEFDDNAQERFRERLVINTFGGVLPPQFDPRFYAVRTGAGRGVTDPYYEMVDDQQVLRMAWRHRLQTKSGPPDQQRIKDWMTLDLEASYFPDAQRDNFGEDFGLLGGHYQWFLGDRTTLAANAYYDLFDGGQELWDVSLTSKRTNRLSVNVAMQQIKGGGGLDSQILSASLSYVMSQKWSAGISTAYDLGENINRGQTLSITRTGADFLMSLGMTYDQSTGNAGIGLTIMPRFGNFGTGPSDLSSLFSSAAQ; encoded by the coding sequence GTGTCGGGCGAGATTAATTCCGTTTACCGGTATGTTTCGCACATCCTCTGGCTAGCATTTGTTTTCATTACAATGCTCGGCGGAGCCGCCACGATTGCGCCTGCACAAACCAGCTTTTTTGGTGCTCCTAAAGCCTCTTATGAAGAATCCGAGTACGAACCCTCTGAAGAAGAATCGATTGAAATCTCAGCCGAGTACTCTCAACAGTGGGAAGAAGATTTTGTCAAAGTCTCGATACTGAAAGGCAATTGCCGTATTCAGCAGGGCGATGCCGTTTTGCGGTCACGGCAGATGGTGATCTGGCATCGTAAATCCAGAAAAACAGATCGTGTTTCGGTTTATCTCGAAGGCGAAGTGCGGGTTGATCTTCCCGGCGAGTCAAAAAATGAAAACAGCTTGCTGGTCAATCTGGTCACTCAAAACGGGGTCAAAGCCAAGATCCGGCGTTCCGCAGCTAATATTGCCTCCGATGATGATCCCTTGTTGAAACGGGCTACCCAGCGGCGTGGCGTTCCCCATGACCATCAACTGAAGCGTGCTCAGTTTATTGTCGAGAAGCCACCTCTGGAAGGGCCGGAATTTGCGCCGATGCCGGAACCGGAACTGAATGTTGGCTTTCGCAGAATTCGATTGTTTCCCCGAAGTGCCGTTCCGTATAACGTTCAGAGCTTCCCTTCAACACACACCGTTCCTCCCGAACAGATCTGGGTGATTACGGGGGGCGTGAATTTATTGATCGATGGTGTGAATGGGCTGGGAATGGTCGACATGTCAGCCGACCGGATTATTATCTGGACGGACGGCCGCGATACACAGAACTTTAACTCAGAGATTCGTCAGTCAAAAGAAACACCGTTCGAGATCTATCTGGAAGGTAATATCGAAATTCGTCAGGGGACATATCATCTGAAGGCAAATCGCGCCTTTTATGATGCCCGTGAAGGACGGGGCGTCATGCTGGACGCAGAACTGAAGACGCATGTTCCCGAACTGGGGGAAAATATTCGGGTACGTGCCAGCCAGATTCGTCAGCTTTCCAAAGGCGCGTATCTGGCACAGAATGCCTGGGCTACCGGTAGCCAGTTTGGAAAGCCCGGCTACCGGATTCAATCTTCGGATATCTTTATTGAAGATCGCGAGACAATGCCCTGGATCGGTTCGGGTTCTATGGAACTGGATCCACTGACAGGTCAACCGGTGCCCAATAAGCGTGCCTGGATTTCAAGCTCCAATAACACATTCCTGGTGGGGGATGTTCCACTGCTCTATCTGCCTTATGTAACCAGTCCGGCGGAAGACATTTACTTTCCGATTTCTGGATTACGTTTTGGCAACGACCGCATCTTTGGTTTCCAGGTCGAAACAGAATGGGATATGTATAAGCTACTCGGTCTTGAACGCCAACCGGGAACCGAATGGAAAGGCCAGGTCGATTACTACTCGTATCGTGGAGTTGGTATCGGACAATCAGGAAACTATAACGGTTCAAATCTGCTTGGGTTCGATAATGTTTTCAACGGCGGCGGGAAAATGTTTTATATCCATGATTCCGGTACGGATAATCTGGGTCTGGACCGTCGCGCCCTGGTTCCATCAACCAAAGATCGTTATTTAATCAATTTGCAGCACAGACAAGAATCTCCGTTTGGCATGACGTTGACCGGCGAAGGTGGCTTGATTTCGGACCGAAACTTTCAGGAAGAATATTTCGAATCGGATTTCGATTCGGCGAAAGATGTCGAAACACTGCTGCACCTGAAACAGCAGCAGGAAAACTGGTCTTGGTCAGTGATTGGAAGGACCAAGTTGAATAATTTCAATGATACAACTGACTGGCTACCCAAAGCAGATCTGTATCTGCTGGGAGAGCCGTTGTTCGGGAATTTGCTAAGCTGGACCTCACACTCTTCTGTTGGATATGGAAAATTAAAACCTGCTGCGGCGCCTTACAATCCGCAGCAGGATGTCTTCACGCCTCTGCCGTTCATTGCTGACTCTCAAGGTCTGGTGGCGATGACGCGGAACCAATTGGAAGCCCCGTTCCATCTGGGACCGTTCAAAATGGTACCCTATGTCATGGGTGAAGCCGCCTATTGGGAGCAGGGGCTGCAACAACAGACAATCGACCGGCTCTACGGCTCGGCAGGTTTGCGTGGCAGCATCCAGTTTGAACGCATTTTTGCCGATGTATACAGTCCGTTTTTTAATCTGAATGGCCTGGCGCATAAAATGTCACTGGAAGGTGATTACTCATTCAGCGATTCCAGTGAGAACTTGAGTAATATCGCGCAGTACAACGAATTTGATGACAATGCACAGGAACGATTTCGCGAACGATTGGTGATCAATACATTTGGTGGTGTCTTACCGCCTCAGTTTGATCCTCGGTTTTATGCTGTGCGAACCGGTGCCGGTCGCGGTGTGACAGACCCTTACTATGAAATGGTTGATGATCAACAGGTATTACGCATGGCCTGGCGTCATCGTCTGCAAACAAAATCGGGGCCTCCCGATCAACAGCGCATTAAAGACTGGATGACCTTAGACCTTGAAGCGTCCTACTTCCCTGATGCCCAACGTGATAACTTTGGTGAAGACTTTGGTCTACTCGGCGGGCATTACCAATGGTTCCTTGGTGACCGGACGACCCTGGCTGCAAATGCCTACTACGATCTGTTTGACGGTGGCCAGGAGCTTTGGGACGTCTCACTGACCAGCAAGCGAACCAATCGTTTGTCGGTGAATGTGGCGATGCAGCAAATTAAAGGGGGGGGCGGTCTCGATAGTCAGATTTTATCTGCCAGTCTAAGTTATGTAATGAGTCAAAAATGGAGTGCCGGCATCAGTACCGCATATGACCTGGGCGAAAATATCAATCGCGGGCAAACGCTCTCGATTACCAGGACAGGTGCCGACTTCCTCATGAGTCTGGGAATGACATACGACCAAAGTACCGGGAACGCTGGTATTGGTTTAACCATCATGCCTCGATTCGGAAATTTTGGTACAGGGCCATCTGATTTATCTTCCTTATTTAGTAGTGCAGCCCAATAA
- a CDS encoding glycosyltransferase family 39 protein codes for MTKPGLLSIALLLLLILAGGLRLTMVVLQSDQLRQDRDAYIAIARNLVAGNGYSSSNPEQETEIRPTAFRPPLYPCLLAVIYFLNAGSVGVGIVQIILGILTVWFTWKAGKALQMEGAALVAAAIVATDPILLQYTTYAMTEVLAAFLTSLLLFLLVTSLSTDPVSSETQVRIPLTFWTGIVWGLAILCRPTYLAFFGIWLVFRCASTLLLHFRSLKTALIEQSELKRLAVLAAGIMLAVSPWVMRNLLVFQSPILSTTHGGYTLLLGNNPVFYKEVVQQPWGAVWSGKSLDVWQKGLEQDIAQADPPIKTEQERDRWMYQRAKHNIAEKTDLFVKACLLRLRRFWNISPLTSSTITSHSVIGWGIAGYYTTILIGCLSGLFLVIWKREKKWEPLIWLLFSFTLVHLFYWTNMRMRAPLVPAIALLSVYGWSQTARFFKFRTAANGPEVDRHKD; via the coding sequence GTGACAAAACCTGGACTCTTAAGTATTGCCCTGCTGTTGCTGCTGATCCTGGCGGGCGGTCTGCGTCTGACAATGGTGGTACTGCAGAGCGATCAACTAAGGCAAGACCGGGATGCGTACATTGCGATTGCCCGAAACCTGGTTGCGGGAAACGGGTATTCTTCCAGCAATCCTGAGCAGGAAACAGAAATTCGTCCGACTGCGTTTCGTCCTCCGCTTTACCCGTGTCTGTTAGCAGTGATTTATTTTCTGAATGCAGGTTCGGTTGGTGTTGGCATTGTGCAAATCATTCTGGGAATACTCACTGTCTGGTTTACCTGGAAAGCGGGAAAAGCACTTCAAATGGAAGGAGCGGCTCTGGTGGCTGCAGCGATTGTCGCCACTGATCCGATTCTGCTGCAATATACAACCTATGCGATGACGGAAGTGCTCGCTGCATTTCTCACGAGTCTGTTACTCTTTCTGCTGGTCACCAGTCTCTCAACAGATCCGGTGTCTTCCGAGACGCAGGTACGGATTCCGCTTACTTTCTGGACTGGCATTGTCTGGGGATTGGCGATTCTGTGCCGCCCGACTTATCTGGCGTTCTTCGGAATCTGGCTGGTTTTCCGCTGTGCCAGCACGTTGTTACTCCATTTTCGCAGCCTTAAAACGGCTTTAATTGAACAAAGCGAACTGAAGCGACTTGCTGTCCTCGCAGCCGGTATCATGCTGGCGGTCTCTCCCTGGGTCATGCGCAATCTGCTGGTGTTTCAGTCTCCGATTCTGTCGACCACGCATGGCGGCTATACCTTGCTGCTGGGGAATAATCCGGTCTTTTACAAAGAAGTCGTCCAGCAACCGTGGGGCGCTGTCTGGTCAGGAAAAAGCCTGGATGTCTGGCAAAAAGGCCTGGAACAAGATATTGCGCAGGCAGATCCGCCGATCAAAACAGAGCAGGAGCGAGATCGCTGGATGTATCAGCGGGCAAAGCACAATATTGCGGAAAAGACCGATTTATTCGTAAAGGCTTGCCTGCTGCGATTGAGACGTTTCTGGAATATTTCTCCTCTGACGAGTTCCACCATTACCTCTCACTCAGTAATCGGCTGGGGCATCGCCGGTTATTACACAACGATTCTCATTGGCTGTCTGAGCGGCCTTTTTCTGGTAATCTGGAAGAGAGAGAAAAAATGGGAGCCATTAATCTGGTTGCTTTTTAGTTTCACGCTGGTGCATCTCTTCTATTGGACCAACATGCGAATGCGGGCTCCGCTTGTGCCGGCGATTGCGCTGTTGAGCGTTTATGGATGGTCTCAAACGGCTCGTTTTTTCAAATTCAGGACGGCAGCGAACGGGCCTGAAGTCGATCGTCATAAAGATTGA
- a CDS encoding DEAD/DEAH box helicase codes for MEDSGIQSDNNIETRNATRHTGGPHFLPPPVVPDTVPISQGDREFLQQQIGSDAIPLTVSASVFASGMNGALTRKFNLETSSVGLLDRAGLQPKWKPTRPRVKTFGMTFPDGLEFMPTKEEDESDTELKQIKGPKAPAAENTEHKKPTRLKPPANALSLEDRLFYLLQPPLQSWLAGQELLMPFEPFPYQYEGIAWLFSQKSALLADEMGLGKTMQTITGVRLLLRSGQVRRILLVCPKPLIPNWQREFKFWAEELPVTVVQGDTNRRKMIWEMPNTPILIANYESMARDFETMGEENIPRFDLVVLDEAQRIKNRDSRTAGVARSIPRKRSWALTGTPIENRHEEMASLFEWMEIIPPRGTPDLRQLQALSKEFILRRTKDLVMTDLPPRLDRPAYLELNPAQKHAYETAEKDGVIQLNEMGESITVQHVFELVLRLKQITNFDPVTGDSSKLDRLEADMEEIAASGGKAILFSQWTKPLDFMAERLKRFGTLVYHGGIPTKQREPILDQFKHDPNSHLLLMSYGTGAVGLNLQFAGYVFLFDRWWNPAIEDQAINRAHRIGQKTQVIVTKFICKNTIEERIDMVLEQKRELFRSILGDGDTTCESRSLTAAEIFGLFDLKQKKGDVTKKIAPQVSKKPAA; via the coding sequence GTGGAAGATTCAGGAATCCAATCAGACAACAATATTGAAACACGAAATGCGACCAGGCATACAGGCGGCCCTCATTTCCTTCCGCCGCCCGTCGTTCCGGATACCGTCCCGATCTCGCAAGGCGATCGAGAGTTTCTCCAGCAGCAAATTGGCAGTGATGCGATTCCCTTGACGGTCTCGGCCTCAGTCTTTGCCTCGGGTATGAATGGAGCGCTGACGCGCAAATTCAATCTGGAAACATCATCGGTTGGGCTATTGGACCGTGCCGGTTTACAACCGAAATGGAAGCCGACGCGGCCGCGTGTGAAGACCTTTGGCATGACCTTCCCCGATGGTCTGGAGTTCATGCCGACCAAGGAGGAAGATGAATCAGACACGGAATTGAAACAGATCAAAGGGCCGAAAGCGCCTGCCGCTGAGAATACAGAACACAAAAAGCCTACGCGGCTCAAACCACCCGCCAATGCATTATCGCTTGAAGACCGCCTGTTTTATTTACTGCAACCTCCTTTGCAATCCTGGCTCGCGGGTCAGGAACTGCTGATGCCGTTTGAACCGTTCCCATATCAATATGAGGGGATTGCCTGGCTGTTTTCACAAAAATCAGCGTTACTTGCCGATGAGATGGGGCTCGGCAAAACCATGCAGACTATCACAGGGGTCCGGCTGTTATTGCGCAGCGGTCAGGTCCGTCGCATCTTACTGGTCTGTCCCAAACCGCTGATTCCCAACTGGCAGCGTGAATTTAAATTCTGGGCAGAAGAACTGCCGGTGACTGTTGTGCAAGGTGATACGAATCGTCGAAAGATGATCTGGGAAATGCCGAATACTCCCATCCTGATTGCCAACTATGAATCGATGGCGCGTGACTTTGAAACGATGGGGGAAGAAAACATTCCCCGTTTTGATCTCGTGGTTCTTGATGAAGCGCAGCGGATCAAAAATCGGGATTCCCGTACCGCAGGGGTAGCACGCTCGATTCCTCGCAAACGCAGCTGGGCACTGACAGGCACCCCCATCGAAAATCGTCATGAAGAGATGGCATCGTTATTTGAATGGATGGAAATCATTCCCCCCCGAGGCACGCCTGATTTACGGCAGCTGCAGGCACTCTCCAAAGAGTTTATTCTCAGACGTACTAAAGATCTAGTGATGACTGACCTGCCACCCCGCCTGGACCGACCGGCTTATCTCGAACTGAATCCGGCGCAAAAACATGCATACGAGACCGCTGAGAAAGATGGGGTGATCCAGCTAAATGAAATGGGCGAATCGATTACGGTCCAGCATGTGTTCGAGCTGGTGCTGCGATTGAAGCAGATTACCAACTTTGACCCGGTAACAGGTGACAGCTCCAAGCTGGATCGACTGGAAGCAGACATGGAAGAAATTGCCGCCAGTGGAGGCAAGGCCATCTTATTCAGTCAATGGACGAAACCGCTGGACTTTATGGCCGAACGTTTGAAGCGTTTTGGAACTCTGGTTTATCACGGCGGCATTCCCACCAAACAGCGTGAACCGATTCTCGATCAATTCAAACACGACCCGAATTCACACCTGTTGTTGATGAGCTATGGAACCGGTGCCGTTGGTTTAAATCTGCAGTTTGCCGGCTATGTGTTTCTGTTTGATCGCTGGTGGAATCCTGCGATTGAAGATCAGGCCATCAACCGCGCCCACCGGATCGGACAGAAAACCCAAGTGATCGTCACGAAGTTCATCTGTAAAAATACCATTGAAGAACGTATCGACATGGTCTTGGAACAGAAACGGGAACTCTTCCGGTCCATCCTGGGTGACGGCGATACCACGTGCGAATCGCGCAGTCTGACGGCTGCGGAAATCTTCGGCTTATTCGACCTGAAGCAGAAAAAGGGAGACGTCACCAAAAAGATCGCTCCCCAGGTTTCAAAAAAACCAGCAGCTTGA
- a CDS encoding alpha/beta hydrolase family protein, translated as MNLIRRSRILLFLFTISLLISGSLHAADLIKPDPRLPEATPWDLKALSQAPQFEWVDEKSPVRSLVYQGLNYRGKPTKVFAYYASPETLGLKESQPGPYPGIVLIHGGGGTAFKEWAELWAKKGYAAIAMDLAGTRPSEDKNPHKRENRIPLPQGGPNQSHVEKFEAVKDDQSEHWCYHAPANAILAHSLIRSFPEVNKDKTAVTGISWGGYLTCIVAGLDNRFKAAVPVYGCGFLDNHSVFEKSITRLPPEDAKRWMQLYDPGHYLCAVQMPIFFVNGTNDFAYWLSAYQRSYEAVGETTPRNIRIEVKMRHSHPAGWAPVEIERFINEKLQNKPPLPVVKNPEINGKQVTAELARPIKIKTAVLQYTTDEGPNPERKWHAIPLEVKGSLISGAAPPEGTKIWFINVTDETGAMTSSPLTSN; from the coding sequence ATGAATCTGATTCGACGCTCCAGAATTCTGCTGTTCCTCTTCACAATCTCTCTGCTTATCTCCGGCTCACTTCACGCAGCCGACCTGATCAAACCAGATCCCCGTCTGCCTGAGGCAACGCCCTGGGATTTAAAGGCACTCAGCCAGGCACCGCAATTTGAGTGGGTCGATGAGAAATCGCCTGTCCGATCACTGGTTTATCAGGGGTTAAACTATCGTGGGAAACCAACAAAGGTATTTGCCTATTATGCGTCTCCTGAAACACTCGGGTTGAAGGAATCTCAACCGGGACCGTACCCCGGAATCGTACTGATTCACGGCGGTGGAGGCACTGCGTTCAAAGAGTGGGCTGAACTATGGGCGAAAAAAGGTTACGCCGCCATTGCCATGGACTTGGCTGGCACTCGCCCATCAGAAGACAAAAATCCGCACAAACGAGAAAATAGAATACCCTTACCCCAAGGGGGGCCGAATCAATCACACGTCGAAAAGTTCGAAGCCGTCAAAGACGACCAGTCGGAGCACTGGTGTTATCATGCTCCTGCAAATGCAATTTTAGCGCACTCTTTAATTCGTTCTTTCCCCGAAGTCAACAAAGATAAAACAGCTGTCACAGGTATTTCGTGGGGCGGCTACCTGACGTGTATCGTCGCCGGTCTGGATAATCGATTCAAAGCCGCTGTTCCCGTTTATGGTTGCGGTTTTCTCGATAATCATTCTGTCTTTGAGAAATCGATCACACGACTCCCTCCTGAAGATGCGAAGCGCTGGATGCAGCTTTATGATCCGGGGCACTATCTGTGCGCTGTCCAGATGCCAATTTTCTTTGTCAACGGCACCAATGATTTCGCATATTGGTTAAGCGCGTATCAGCGCAGTTATGAAGCCGTGGGAGAAACGACGCCGCGAAATATTCGCATCGAAGTCAAAATGCGTCATAGCCACCCCGCGGGATGGGCTCCTGTCGAAATTGAACGATTCATTAATGAAAAACTGCAGAACAAGCCGCCGCTGCCTGTTGTCAAAAATCCAGAAATCAATGGGAAACAGGTGACTGCTGAATTGGCGCGACCGATCAAAATCAAAACAGCCGTTCTGCAATATACCACAGACGAAGGGCCGAATCCCGAACGAAAGTGGCACGCGATTCCATTAGAAGTGAAGGGGAGTTTGATCTCCGGCGCAGCACCACCGGAAGGAACCAAAATCTGGTTTATCAACGTCACTGACGAAACGGGCGCCATGACATCCAGCCCACTAACGTCAAATTGA
- a CDS encoding diacylglycerol kinase, with protein sequence MINSQDTQVKTFRADSGRREITSKLRPEWRQRLVDAERGIAFGIRLDSTFFIHFFTGSAVIATAMLLGLSATHWAIIVLSMTTVLCAQMFNQVLKSIWNLLGKQLPEESQNMFKAGTAAVCVSIVGSVITIGIIFCSALYRLLF encoded by the coding sequence GTGATCAATTCACAAGATACTCAGGTTAAAACATTCCGTGCCGACTCGGGACGGCGTGAAATTACAAGCAAACTACGGCCGGAATGGAGACAGCGTCTGGTCGACGCCGAACGAGGCATTGCATTCGGAATTCGCCTGGACAGTACGTTTTTTATCCATTTTTTTACTGGTAGTGCTGTCATAGCAACCGCCATGCTGCTGGGGCTTTCGGCAACGCACTGGGCGATTATTGTGTTATCAATGACAACTGTTCTTTGCGCTCAGATGTTTAACCAGGTTTTAAAATCGATTTGGAATCTGCTCGGCAAGCAGTTGCCTGAAGAATCTCAAAACATGTTCAAGGCAGGAACTGCCGCGGTTTGTGTCAGTATTGTGGGTTCTGTCATCACGATTGGAATCATTTTCTGTTCCGCGCTTTACCGCCTGTTATTTTAA
- a CDS encoding efflux RND transporter permease subunit produces the protein MSRQPQSWLESWVNLLYQLRWVLLVAFLVLTGFAYFPASKLTFEQSIESLYAKDDQHLLDYLESKKLFGGDEFVFVAYTVPNLLNQEDTKEAVNKQPDEAEKQNPLEEVRSFSQELSQVPGINADVTQNLADALSSSKLNLILRILIRRKRDELIELSRGVLIGDDNETTAIVLRLLPEDESPVPRSETFKRIRKLAHAHDPRAYVVGEPVQVYDMFRYVEEDGDVLFKVSLSLLAVVLLILFRRLRWVLLPLLVVICSIWWTEAVLVIGNLQLSMVSSMLNSLVTIIGIATVAHVAVHFQALQRQNVPRPDAIRQTMVELLPAIFWTCATTAAGFLSLLTSEIAPVRSFGIMMALGTLMVLIASTVLLPGGISLGYLRAPLQHSSDKGLERSLKKVFEMNERYPKRILWGTLLFVLFCSVGFTRLTIETDFSKNFRDSSEIVKALDFVETRLGGASTWEVNFSAPPRLNEEYLDRVRALAEDLRQVNPPNKTQLTKVISITDTLDFVPKKPFASDPIQSKLDMIKDLQADFESSLYNAKQGRMRIVLRALERQSAEEKLSLIHKVDALAKKHFPGSETKQADSKTKSVHDKPGKAAGIFILLAYLIDSLLKDQLYSFLLAATSIWLIMSLAFRSLKLGLISMVPNLFPIIVVIGAMGWCGLTLNIGTAMIASVSMGLTTDSSIHFISSFLRKRTRGATTVDALRTTHHSVGRAIIYATSALVAGFSVLTLSHFIPLIYFGALVSVAMIGGVFGDLVLMPILLRMTYPDKVESAA, from the coding sequence ATGAGTCGTCAACCGCAGAGCTGGCTGGAATCATGGGTGAACCTGCTCTATCAACTCCGCTGGGTCCTGCTGGTCGCTTTTCTGGTCCTGACTGGCTTCGCTTATTTTCCCGCTTCAAAGCTCACATTCGAGCAGTCAATCGAGTCACTCTACGCCAAAGATGACCAGCATCTACTCGATTACCTGGAAAGCAAAAAATTGTTTGGCGGCGATGAATTTGTCTTCGTTGCCTACACTGTGCCGAATCTGCTGAATCAGGAAGACACGAAAGAAGCCGTCAACAAACAGCCAGACGAGGCTGAAAAACAGAATCCTCTGGAAGAAGTCCGCAGCTTCTCTCAGGAACTCAGTCAAGTCCCGGGCATCAATGCGGATGTCACTCAGAATCTGGCAGATGCGCTCTCATCCTCTAAACTCAATCTGATTCTTAGGATTTTGATTCGCAGAAAGCGGGATGAGCTGATCGAACTCTCGCGCGGGGTGCTGATCGGCGATGACAATGAAACCACGGCAATCGTTCTGCGTCTACTTCCCGAAGATGAATCCCCCGTCCCGCGCAGTGAAACATTCAAACGCATTCGTAAACTTGCACATGCACATGATCCCCGCGCTTACGTCGTCGGTGAGCCAGTGCAGGTTTATGACATGTTCCGTTATGTGGAAGAAGACGGCGACGTTTTGTTTAAAGTGTCGCTCAGCCTGCTCGCCGTAGTGCTGCTGATTTTGTTTCGACGACTTCGCTGGGTCTTACTTCCGCTATTGGTCGTGATCTGTTCGATCTGGTGGACGGAAGCCGTTCTCGTCATCGGTAATTTACAGCTGAGCATGGTCAGCTCTATGCTGAATTCCCTGGTAACAATCATCGGCATCGCCACCGTCGCGCATGTGGCCGTTCATTTCCAGGCACTGCAGAGGCAGAATGTCCCGCGCCCGGATGCCATCCGGCAGACCATGGTCGAACTGTTACCTGCGATTTTCTGGACTTGTGCCACCACCGCTGCCGGATTCCTTTCGTTGCTGACCAGTGAAATTGCCCCCGTCCGAAGTTTCGGCATCATGATGGCACTGGGTACCCTGATGGTTTTGATCGCCTCTACTGTATTGTTACCCGGCGGCATCTCCCTGGGGTACCTGAGAGCCCCTTTGCAACATTCGTCCGATAAAGGCCTGGAGCGTTCTCTCAAAAAGGTATTTGAGATGAATGAACGTTATCCCAAACGGATTCTGTGGGGGACGCTTCTGTTTGTCCTGTTTTGCTCAGTAGGATTCACTCGGTTAACAATTGAAACCGATTTCAGTAAAAACTTTCGTGACTCCAGCGAGATCGTCAAGGCACTGGATTTCGTTGAAACCCGACTCGGCGGCGCATCCACCTGGGAAGTCAACTTCTCCGCACCTCCACGTCTAAATGAAGAATATCTGGATCGTGTGCGTGCTCTGGCCGAAGATCTGCGTCAGGTCAATCCTCCGAATAAAACACAATTGACAAAAGTGATCTCCATTACTGACACGCTCGATTTTGTGCCGAAAAAACCGTTCGCCTCCGATCCAATCCAGTCCAAGCTGGACATGATCAAAGACCTGCAGGCCGATTTTGAAAGCAGCCTTTATAATGCAAAACAGGGGCGGATGCGGATTGTCTTACGTGCCCTTGAACGACAGTCCGCCGAAGAGAAACTTTCGCTGATTCACAAAGTCGACGCCCTCGCAAAAAAACATTTCCCCGGTTCGGAAACGAAACAGGCTGACTCGAAAACGAAGTCCGTTCACGACAAACCAGGCAAGGCAGCTGGTATTTTTATTCTACTCGCTTATCTGATCGACAGCCTGCTGAAAGACCAGCTCTATAGCTTTCTGCTTGCCGCCACCAGCATCTGGTTAATTATGTCACTTGCTTTCCGTAGCTTGAAACTGGGACTGATTTCTATGGTCCCCAACCTGTTTCCTATTATCGTAGTCATTGGCGCCATGGGTTGGTGCGGACTGACTTTGAATATCGGCACCGCGATGATTGCCAGTGTTTCCATGGGGCTCACCACCGATTCCAGCATTCACTTTATCTCCAGCTTCTTAAGAAAACGCACGCGGGGTGCTACCACGGTTGATGCTCTCAGGACGACGCATCACAGTGTTGGCCGGGCTATTATTTATGCCACGAGTGCCCTGGTCGCGGGTTTCAGTGTACTCACCTTGTCACACTTCATACCCCTGATTTATTTCGGGGCGCTGGTGAGTGTCGCGATGATCGGCGGCGTGTTTGGCGATCTGGTCCTGATGCCGATACTACTGCGGATGACCTATCCCGACAAAGTGGAATCAGCTGCGTAA